The Granulicella sibirica genome has a segment encoding these proteins:
- a CDS encoding electron transfer flavoprotein subunit alpha/FixB family protein: protein MILVLVEHGGGKVAKSTLEMVAAARETGRAGGVTALVLGSGVAAVAVDVARYVDQVLVGDVPELAQYDPEVWAAAVAQIATEGEAHTVLIGGSRSGREYSPRVAVKLDAPLLEDVISLKDEGGALAAQRYTFLARVTETIEAKGPVVVVTVKPGAYGAAAPLAVAAEQFDVDLSLPKARVVVTGKISEKTERVSLTEADIVVAGGRGVGTAEGFAKLIEPLADKLGAAVGATRAVVDAGWRPYAEQVGQTGKTVQPKVYVAVGISGAVQHLSGMNKSKLIVAINKDAEAPIFKVADYGIVGDVGAVLPAILDELTK, encoded by the coding sequence ATGATCCTGGTGCTCGTCGAGCACGGTGGGGGAAAGGTCGCGAAGAGCACGCTGGAGATGGTGGCGGCGGCTCGGGAGACAGGGCGTGCGGGTGGGGTGACGGCGCTTGTGCTTGGGAGCGGCGTGGCCGCCGTGGCGGTGGATGTGGCTCGGTATGTGGACCAGGTGCTGGTGGGGGATGTGCCGGAGTTGGCGCAATATGATCCGGAGGTCTGGGCGGCGGCGGTGGCGCAGATTGCTACCGAAGGGGAGGCGCATACGGTTCTGATTGGGGGGAGCCGGAGTGGGCGGGAGTATAGTCCCCGTGTTGCGGTGAAGCTGGACGCGCCGCTGCTCGAGGATGTGATCTCGCTGAAGGATGAGGGTGGGGCGCTGGCGGCGCAGAGGTATACGTTTCTGGCTAGGGTGACGGAGACGATTGAGGCGAAGGGGCCGGTTGTTGTGGTGACGGTCAAGCCGGGGGCCTATGGGGCGGCTGCTCCGCTGGCTGTCGCTGCGGAGCAGTTCGATGTTGATCTGAGTCTGCCGAAGGCGCGAGTGGTAGTGACGGGTAAGATCTCGGAGAAAACGGAACGGGTTTCGCTGACCGAGGCGGATATTGTTGTGGCCGGTGGGCGCGGGGTGGGGACGGCGGAGGGGTTCGCGAAGCTGATCGAGCCGCTGGCGGATAAGCTTGGGGCGGCGGTAGGGGCTACGCGGGCGGTTGTCGATGCCGGGTGGCGGCCCTATGCGGAGCAGGTAGGGCAGACAGGGAAGACGGTGCAGCCGAAGGTGTATGTGGCGGTGGGGATCTCCGGGGCGGTGCAGCACCTTTCGGGGATGAATAAGAGTAAGTTGATCGTGGCGATCAATAAGGACGCCGAGGCTCCGATCTTCAAGGTGGCGGATTATGGGATTGTTGGTGATGTAGGTGCAGTGCTTCCGGCGATTCTGGATGAGTTGACGAAGTAA
- a CDS encoding electron transfer flavoprotein subunit beta/FixA family protein — translation MRVLTLIRQVLDAEESVRVEGGAVALGASKLVMDTMDEYGVEEALRLRERGADAEIVAVAVGPARMQDALRTALAMGADRAIHVETDVVLDAMALSRVVAAIATEEGAELILSGGQQADWDSHALGAATAERLGWAQVTWVNGLELAEGTLTGKHDVDAGSESFSVALPAVVTTQQGLNEPRYPTLPGIMKAKKKETRKETLERFGVAPAVVFQGAEIQVKSRLGKILDGKDAQGAAAQLVDLLRHEARVIA, via the coding sequence ATGCGGGTTTTGACTTTGATTCGGCAGGTGCTGGATGCCGAGGAGAGTGTGCGGGTGGAGGGTGGCGCGGTCGCTTTGGGGGCGAGCAAGCTGGTGATGGACACCATGGATGAATATGGGGTCGAAGAGGCGTTGCGGCTGCGGGAGCGTGGGGCGGACGCGGAGATTGTGGCGGTGGCGGTGGGGCCAGCGAGGATGCAGGATGCGCTGAGGACGGCGCTGGCGATGGGGGCGGATCGGGCTATCCATGTGGAGACAGATGTGGTGCTGGACGCGATGGCGCTGAGCCGGGTGGTGGCTGCGATCGCGACGGAAGAGGGAGCGGAGTTGATTTTGTCGGGTGGGCAGCAGGCGGATTGGGATAGTCACGCGCTTGGGGCGGCTACGGCGGAGAGGCTCGGGTGGGCTCAGGTGACGTGGGTAAATGGGCTTGAACTGGCTGAAGGGACGCTGACGGGGAAGCATGATGTGGATGCGGGGAGCGAGTCGTTTTCGGTTGCGCTGCCGGCGGTGGTGACGACGCAGCAGGGGTTGAATGAGCCACGGTATCCGACGCTGCCGGGGATTATGAAGGCGAAGAAGAAAGAGACGCGGAAGGAGACGCTGGAGAGGTTTGGCGTGGCTCCGGCGGTGGTGTTCCAGGGTGCGGAGATACAGGTGAAGAGTCGGCTGGGGAAGATTCTCGATGGCAAGGATGCGCAGGGGGCGGCGGCGCAGCTTGTGGATCTGCTGCGGCATGAAGCGCGGGTGATCGCATGA
- a CDS encoding MBL fold metallo-hydrolase produces MQDSGGAPPAPSMQVRFWGVRGSIPTPTPGNLGYGGNTPCVEIALSTGECFIFDAGTGIRNLGIDLLKNRRPCENVNIFLTHFHWDHLQGLPFFLPLYAKANTITFHSARPVAQLREILRGQMATPYFPVHFDLLAAEMQFAQITGKGTSFEEGVHISSFALTHPEGANGYKVSIGGKTVVYATDHEHGIDAADERLLEAAKGAEVLIYDAQFTPEEYPTHAGWGHGTWLEAVNVAKRAGVKQLVLFHHDPGHDDEHMDEIVERARTYFPNTCAATEGMMLEAG; encoded by the coding sequence ATGCAGGATTCCGGGGGAGCACCTCCTGCCCCTTCGATGCAGGTGCGGTTTTGGGGTGTACGCGGCTCGATACCAACCCCGACCCCCGGAAACCTCGGGTATGGCGGCAACACGCCGTGTGTTGAGATCGCACTTTCAACCGGCGAATGCTTTATTTTCGACGCTGGGACCGGGATACGGAACCTGGGGATCGACCTTCTGAAGAATCGCCGGCCGTGCGAGAACGTGAACATCTTTCTCACGCACTTCCACTGGGACCATCTGCAGGGGCTGCCGTTCTTTCTTCCGCTGTATGCGAAGGCGAACACGATTACCTTCCACTCGGCTCGTCCGGTTGCGCAGTTGCGGGAGATCCTGCGGGGGCAGATGGCCACGCCCTACTTTCCCGTTCATTTCGACCTGCTTGCGGCAGAGATGCAGTTCGCGCAGATTACAGGAAAGGGGACGTCCTTCGAGGAAGGAGTGCATATCTCTTCGTTTGCGCTGACGCATCCTGAGGGCGCGAACGGGTACAAGGTGTCGATCGGCGGCAAGACGGTGGTATACGCGACGGACCACGAGCACGGGATTGATGCGGCGGACGAAAGGCTTCTGGAAGCTGCGAAAGGCGCCGAGGTGCTGATCTATGACGCGCAGTTTACTCCGGAGGAGTATCCGACCCATGCGGGGTGGGGGCATGGTACGTGGCTCGAAGCCGTGAACGTGGCGAAACGGGCGGGGGTAAAGCAGCTTGTGCTGTTTCATCATGACCCGGGTCATGATGACGAGCATATGGATGAGATCGTTGAACGGGCGCGAACTTATTTTCCGAATACCTGCGCGGCAACGGAAGGGATGATGCTGGAAGCGGGCTAG
- a CDS encoding (Fe-S)-binding protein: MLPLSSKVGFVVFAVMTGAWGLWGFYRLYRKIRRGRRDTEARFDGLAGRVGAALVTTLAQSRTFKRRPVVGVFHSFIFYGFVLYGLVNLVDAVEGFYSLDLRPANVFTAGYLLLADVFSFLVLVGVVALVARRFLLPSRRDFQFHERTLLHEDVRRGRISRDSVIVSGFILFHVGSRALGAAAKIVVDGPDRYQPFASLLAGLVPAAHAQVVMVFGYWGALGSVLLFLAYFPYTKHVHLFMAPLKYVVERKASSGVMPPLELNLEEGGVVGAAKLEDLAWPRMLDAYACIQCNRCQDVCPAAATGKALSPAALEINKRMELNRLGTAFELGGDSPRGLLQFAISPEAAWACTTCGACVEVCPVGDEQMLDILDIRRNQVLIEGEFPQQLQTAFRGMERAQNPWGINRGKRLDWAEGLKVRTTEENPEPEVLYWVGCAASYDPSAQKTARAFVQLLDHAGVDYAVLGKRECCTGDSARRAGNELLYRQLADENVATLHDVKPKLIVASCPHCMNAIGKEYGQIGGEFRVVHHTEYLETLVTAGKLEAVSSGAKVTYHDPCYLGRHNGVYDAPRNLLKVLSNDVVEMGRSREGSFCCGAGGAQFWKEEEAGEERISENRVREARGVLGEGEGEKVLAVGCPFCKSMLGSTPGKGEDVVVKDVAELLWEGVLRGGGGVVEPPVRVVAEVVAPVELPVVVPEVVTPLMEATSPDVVVFSERKKWESKKLVEVEARLPIVQESAAESVEPPVRKKWEPKGKVAEVLVDEAVVAPVVEVDPAGPAAPARKKWSPKRAGDV, encoded by the coding sequence ATGCTTCCACTCTCAAGCAAGGTCGGGTTTGTTGTCTTTGCGGTGATGACCGGGGCCTGGGGGCTGTGGGGGTTTTACCGGCTGTATCGGAAGATCAGGCGGGGGCGGCGGGATACCGAGGCGCGCTTCGATGGGCTGGCGGGCCGGGTTGGGGCTGCGCTGGTTACGACGCTGGCACAGAGCCGGACGTTCAAGAGGCGACCGGTGGTGGGGGTGTTTCACTCGTTCATTTTCTATGGGTTCGTGCTGTATGGGCTGGTGAACCTGGTGGATGCAGTTGAGGGGTTTTATTCGCTGGATCTGCGGCCTGCGAATGTATTCACTGCGGGTTACCTTTTGCTGGCGGATGTGTTCAGTTTTCTGGTGCTGGTGGGCGTGGTGGCGCTCGTTGCGAGGAGATTTCTGCTGCCGAGCCGGAGGGACTTTCAGTTCCATGAGCGGACACTGCTGCATGAGGATGTGAGGCGCGGGAGGATCTCGCGGGACTCGGTGATTGTGTCGGGGTTCATCCTGTTTCATGTGGGGAGCCGGGCTCTGGGGGCTGCAGCGAAGATCGTCGTAGATGGCCCGGATCGGTATCAGCCGTTTGCTTCGTTGCTAGCTGGGTTGGTTCCGGCGGCGCATGCGCAGGTTGTCATGGTGTTTGGTTATTGGGGAGCGCTGGGGAGCGTGCTTCTGTTTCTGGCTTACTTTCCCTATACGAAGCATGTTCATTTATTCATGGCTCCGTTGAAGTATGTGGTGGAGCGGAAGGCTTCTTCTGGGGTTATGCCCCCGTTGGAGTTGAACCTGGAGGAGGGTGGGGTTGTTGGGGCGGCGAAGCTCGAGGACCTGGCTTGGCCGAGGATGCTGGATGCGTATGCATGTATCCAATGCAACCGGTGCCAGGATGTTTGTCCGGCGGCGGCTACGGGGAAGGCGCTGAGTCCCGCGGCGCTCGAGATCAATAAGCGGATGGAGTTGAACCGGCTGGGGACGGCGTTTGAACTGGGTGGGGATAGCCCGCGAGGGTTGCTGCAATTTGCGATTTCGCCGGAGGCGGCGTGGGCTTGTACGACGTGTGGGGCATGCGTCGAGGTTTGCCCGGTGGGGGATGAGCAGATGCTCGATATCCTCGATATCCGGCGGAATCAGGTGTTGATCGAAGGGGAGTTTCCGCAGCAGTTGCAGACGGCGTTTCGAGGGATGGAGAGGGCGCAGAATCCGTGGGGGATCAACCGGGGGAAGAGGCTGGATTGGGCGGAGGGGTTGAAGGTTCGGACGACGGAGGAGAATCCGGAGCCGGAGGTCTTGTACTGGGTGGGGTGCGCGGCTAGCTATGATCCTTCGGCGCAGAAGACGGCGCGGGCATTTGTGCAGTTGCTCGATCATGCGGGCGTGGACTATGCGGTGCTTGGGAAGCGGGAGTGCTGCACGGGGGATAGCGCGCGGCGGGCGGGGAATGAGCTTCTGTATCGGCAGCTTGCGGATGAGAATGTCGCCACGCTCCATGACGTGAAGCCGAAGCTGATTGTGGCTAGTTGTCCGCATTGCATGAATGCGATTGGGAAGGAGTATGGGCAGATCGGGGGGGAGTTCCGGGTCGTTCACCATACGGAGTATCTGGAGACCCTAGTGACGGCGGGGAAGCTGGAGGCGGTGTCTTCGGGGGCGAAGGTGACGTATCACGATCCTTGCTACCTGGGGCGGCACAACGGGGTGTATGACGCGCCGCGGAATCTGCTGAAGGTGCTTTCGAACGATGTGGTGGAGATGGGGCGGTCGCGGGAGGGCTCGTTTTGCTGCGGGGCGGGTGGGGCTCAGTTCTGGAAGGAAGAGGAGGCGGGGGAGGAGAGGATCTCGGAGAACCGGGTGCGGGAGGCTCGGGGGGTGCTCGGAGAGGGTGAGGGGGAGAAGGTGCTGGCGGTTGGGTGTCCGTTTTGTAAGAGCATGCTTGGGAGTACTCCCGGGAAGGGGGAGGATGTTGTTGTGAAGGATGTGGCGGAGTTGCTTTGGGAGGGGGTTTTGCGGGGTGGGGGTGGGGTTGTTGAGCCGCCTGTGAGGGTGGTTGCTGAGGTTGTCGCGCCGGTCGAACTGCCGGTGGTTGTGCCGGAGGTGGTGACGCCTTTGATGGAAGCGACTTCTCCTGACGTGGTTGTGTTTTCGGAGAGGAAGAAGTGGGAGTCTAAGAAGTTGGTTGAGGTGGAAGCCAGGTTGCCGATTGTCCAGGAGAGTGCGGCGGAATCAGTGGAGCCGCCGGTGCGTAAGAAGTGGGAGCCTAAGGGGAAGGTTGCTGAGGTTTTGGTTGATGAGGCCGTGGTGGCTCCGGTCGTTGAGGTGGACCCTGCTGGTCCGGCGGCCCCGGCGCGGAAAAAGTGGAGTCCTAAAAGGGCTGGAGATGTTTAG
- a CDS encoding helix-turn-helix domain-containing protein: MDTPAIDFDEVDPNAVELILAESQIGSRIKQLRLKRSMGLVELGQATGLSASFLSQLETGRVVPTLRNLARLGLAFGKDLSYFFQPEKHSFFRIQRRKDRIRLPQPRPTNPSHIAESFGILVPDRSLGPCLAEFFPNTDTPPFQPRIYQGHEMVYMISGALDVVFGSRNERLEGGDVAFLDAETTRSFRCSGEVSATALIVSMPARSDRDVPRGGRL, encoded by the coding sequence ATGGATACTCCGGCTATTGATTTCGACGAAGTTGACCCGAATGCAGTGGAACTGATTCTTGCGGAGAGTCAGATCGGCAGCCGCATTAAGCAGTTACGTCTCAAGCGCTCTATGGGCCTTGTGGAGTTGGGCCAGGCCACGGGGCTTTCCGCCAGCTTTCTTTCGCAGTTGGAGACGGGCCGGGTGGTTCCTACTCTGCGGAATTTGGCTCGGCTTGGGCTGGCCTTCGGCAAGGACCTTTCATACTTTTTTCAGCCGGAGAAACATAGTTTCTTTCGAATCCAGAGACGGAAGGACAGAATCCGTCTGCCGCAGCCTCGGCCGACAAACCCGTCGCACATCGCGGAGAGCTTCGGCATCCTGGTTCCGGATCGGAGTCTAGGGCCTTGTCTTGCGGAGTTTTTCCCGAACACGGATACTCCGCCGTTTCAGCCGAGGATTTATCAAGGGCACGAGATGGTTTACATGATCTCGGGTGCTCTGGATGTGGTTTTCGGGAGCCGGAACGAACGGCTTGAGGGCGGGGATGTGGCGTTCCTGGATGCGGAGACGACACGGAGCTTTCGGTGTTCGGGCGAGGTGTCTGCAACGGCGCTGATTGTCAGTATGCCTGCGCGGTCGGATCGGGATGTTCCTCGGGGTGGGCGGCTTTAG